In Halovulum dunhuangense, one genomic interval encodes:
- a CDS encoding rod shape-determining protein MreD, translating into MIARPFSLPRALLFTALALVAIHVQLLPLEIAAESTVLPELLLVLAAAWSLREPENLPLPLLAAALLLGDLVLDRAVGLWALTSLLVLEVLRLRREALYDRPFAIEWATFAGILAVALALHGLVLRLALIDVETGGLGFRLWLSTVLAYPLMAAFLHWVLRVRAPKPAERSRRLGRVA; encoded by the coding sequence ATGATCGCGCGCCCCTTCTCCCTGCCCCGCGCGCTGCTGTTCACGGCGCTGGCGCTGGTTGCCATCCATGTCCAGCTTCTGCCGCTGGAAATCGCGGCCGAAAGCACGGTGCTGCCCGAGCTTCTGCTGGTCCTTGCCGCGGCATGGAGCCTGCGGGAGCCGGAAAACCTGCCCTTGCCGCTGCTGGCCGCAGCGTTGCTGCTGGGCGACCTGGTGCTGGACCGGGCCGTCGGGCTGTGGGCGTTGACGAGCCTGCTGGTGCTCGAGGTGCTGCGGCTTCGGCGCGAGGCGCTCTATGACCGGCCCTTCGCGATCGAATGGGCGACCTTTGCCGGGATCCTTGCGGTGGCGCTTGCGCTTCACGGGCTCGTGCTGCGGCTTGCGCTGATCGATGTGGAAACCGGCGGGCTGGGCTTCCGGCTCTGGCTGTCGACTGTCCTGGCCTATCCGCTGATGGCGGCCTTCCTTCACTGGGTGCTGCGCGTGCGCGCGCCGAAGCCGGCCGAGCGGTCGCGTCGCCTGGGGCGCGTCGCATGA
- the mreC gene encoding rod shape-determining protein MreC, which translates to MWRSLRRVMLAAICLVFLALFVLWRIESPRVEQLRMAIIDRLVPSFEWTLVPVTAFTRMVADFRELDRVYEQNRELRRELQSMQGWREAALQLEETNARLRALNNVRLSPRISFITGEVLTDSGSPFRQSVLLNIGRIDGVADGSATVDGLGLVGRISGVGERTARVVLLTDINSRVPVVIRPSGQRALLTGDNTNAPRLEFIDNPEDVRPGDRVVTSGDGGVFPSDLLVGSIALDPEGRLRTRLAAEYNRLEFIRVLRQSPGEVIPGTGDLIGPPLPPMAQEQAGEAVTQ; encoded by the coding sequence ATGTGGCGCAGCCTGCGCCGCGTGATGCTGGCGGCGATCTGTCTTGTGTTCCTGGCTCTCTTCGTCCTGTGGCGCATCGAAAGCCCGCGCGTCGAACAGCTGCGTATGGCGATCATCGACCGCCTGGTGCCCAGTTTCGAATGGACCTTGGTGCCGGTCACTGCCTTTACCCGGATGGTTGCCGATTTCCGCGAGCTTGACCGGGTCTACGAGCAGAACCGCGAATTGCGGCGCGAGTTGCAAAGCATGCAGGGCTGGCGCGAGGCGGCGCTTCAGCTTGAGGAAACCAACGCGCGCCTCAGGGCGCTCAACAACGTGCGCCTGAGCCCGCGCATCAGCTTCATCACCGGCGAGGTGCTGACCGACAGCGGGTCGCCCTTCCGGCAGTCGGTGCTGCTCAATATCGGCCGCATCGACGGGGTGGCGGACGGATCGGCAACGGTGGACGGCCTGGGGCTGGTCGGCCGCATCTCGGGGGTCGGTGAACGCACCGCGCGGGTGGTCCTGCTGACCGACATCAACAGCCGCGTCCCGGTCGTGATACGCCCCTCGGGCCAGCGCGCGCTTCTGACCGGGGACAACACGAACGCGCCGCGCCTGGAATTCATCGACAACCCCGAAGATGTGCGCCCCGGCGACCGGGTGGTGACATCGGGCGATGGGGGCGTGTTCCCGTCCGACCTGCTGGTCGGCTCGATCGCGCTTGACCCCGAGGGGCGGCTGCGCACGCGCCTTGCGGCCGAGTACAACCGCCTCGAGTTCATCCGCGTGCTGCGGCAGTCGCCGGGCGAGGTGATCCCCGGCACCGGGGATCTGATCGGCCCGCCCCTGCCCCCGATGGCCCAGGAACAGGCCGGGGAGGCGGTGACACAATGA
- a CDS encoding rod shape-determining protein → MFGAISGLFSSDMAIDLGTANTLVYVKGKGIVLNEPSVVAYHIKDGKKQVLAVGEDAKLMLGRTPGSIQAIRPMRDGVIADFDVAEEMIKHFIRKVHKGGSWAKPKIIVCVPHGATPVEKRAIRESVLSAGARKAGLIAEPIAAAIGAGMPITDPTGNMVVDIGGGTTEVAVLSLADIVYARSVRVGGDRMDEAIINYLRRQHNLLVGDATAERIKTSIGSARMPEDGRGAVMEIRGRDLLNGVPKETEVTQAQVAEAVAEPVQQICEAVMTALESTPPDLAADIVDRGVMLTGGGALLGDLDLALREQTGLAISIADETMNCVALGTGKTLEYEQQLAHVIDFGN, encoded by the coding sequence ATGTTTGGGGCTATATCTGGGCTTTTCTCGTCTGACATGGCGATCGACCTCGGGACGGCGAACACCCTGGTCTACGTCAAGGGCAAGGGTATCGTCCTGAACGAGCCCTCGGTCGTCGCCTATCACATCAAGGACGGCAAGAAGCAGGTTCTTGCCGTGGGCGAGGATGCCAAGCTGATGCTGGGCCGCACCCCCGGCTCGATCCAGGCGATCCGACCGATGCGCGACGGAGTGATCGCCGATTTCGATGTCGCGGAAGAGATGATCAAGCATTTCATCCGCAAGGTGCACAAGGGCGGCAGCTGGGCCAAGCCGAAGATCATCGTCTGCGTGCCCCATGGCGCGACCCCGGTGGAAAAGCGCGCGATCCGCGAATCCGTCCTGTCGGCGGGGGCCCGCAAGGCAGGGCTGATCGCCGAGCCAATCGCGGCCGCCATCGGCGCGGGCATGCCGATCACCGATCCGACCGGCAACATGGTCGTCGATATCGGTGGCGGCACCACGGAAGTGGCCGTGCTGTCGCTGGCGGACATCGTCTACGCGCGCTCTGTCCGCGTGGGCGGCGACCGGATGGACGAGGCAATCATCAACTACCTGCGCCGGCAGCATAACTTGCTGGTGGGCGATGCCACGGCCGAGCGGATCAAGACCTCGATCGGGTCGGCGCGGATGCCCGAGGACGGGCGCGGCGCGGTGATGGAGATCCGCGGTCGCGACCTGCTGAACGGCGTGCCCAAGGAAACCGAGGTGACGCAGGCACAGGTGGCCGAAGCGGTGGCGGAGCCGGTGCAGCAGATCTGCGAGGCGGTGATGACGGCGCTCGAGTCGACGCCGCCGGATCTGGCGGCCGACATCGTGGACCGTGGCGTCATGCTGACCGGCGGCGGCGCGCTTCTGGGGGATCTGGACCTTGCGCTGCGCGAACAGACGGGGCTGGCCATCTCGATCGCCGACGAGACGATGAATTGCGTGGCGCTCGGCACCGGCAAGACGCTGGAATACGAACAGCAACTCGCACATGTGATAGACTTCGGAAACTGA